From Maylandia zebra isolate NMK-2024a linkage group LG11, Mzebra_GT3a, whole genome shotgun sequence, one genomic window encodes:
- the galnt1 gene encoding polypeptide N-acetylgalactosaminyltransferase 1 → MRRFAYCKVVLATSLVWVMLDMFILLYFSECNKCDDKKPRGLPGRDDTMSRPRDGPGEGGKPVVIPKEQQEKMKEMFKINQFNLMASEMIALNRSLPDVRLEGCKNKLYPDNLPRTSVVIVFHNEAWTTLLRTVHSVIDRSPHTLLEEIVLVDDASERDFLKQQLERYVRKLEVPVRVVRMEQRSGLIRARLKGASLSTGQVITFLDAHCECTTGWLEPLLARIKQDRKTVVCPIIDVISDDTFEYMAGSDMTYGGFNWKLNFRWYPVPQREMDRRKGDRTLPVRTPTMAGGLFSIDRDYFQEIGTYDAGMDIWGGENLEISFRIWQCGGTLEIVTCSHVGHVFRKATPYTFPGGTGQIINKNNRRLAEVWMDEFKNFFYIISPGVTKVDYGDITSRTALRQKLQCKPFSWYLENIYPDSQIPRHYYSLGEIRNVETNQCLDNMARKENEKVGIFNCHGMGGNQVFSYTANKEIRTDDLCLDVSKLNGPVMMLKCHHLKGNQLWEYDPLKLTLIHVNSNQCLDKASEEDSQVPSVRDCTHTRSQQWLLRNVTLPEHQE, encoded by the exons ATGCGGAGGTTCGCCTACTGTAAGGTGGTTTTGGCCACTTCTCTGGTCTGGGTGATGCTGGACATGTTCATTCTGCTCTACTTCAGCGAGTGCAACAAGTGTGATGACAAGAAGCCGAGAGGACTGCCCGGGAGAGACG ACACCATGTCTAGACCACGAGATGGGCCTGGTGAAGGAGGGAAACCTGTGGTGATCCCTAAAGAGCAGCAGGAGAAAATGAAGGAAATGTTTAAGATCAACCAGTTCAACCTCATGGCCTCGGAGATGATTGCTCTCAATCGTTCGCTGCCTGACGTCCGCCTAGAAGG GTGCAAGAACAAGTTATACCCCGATAATCTTCCTCGCACCAGCGTTGTGATTGTATTTCACAACGAGGCGTGGACCACGCTGCTGCGAACCGTCCACTCCGTGATTGACCGCTCTCCACACACACTGCTGGAGGAGATTGTTCTGGTGGATGATGCCAGCGAGAGAG ATTTCCTCAAACAGCAGTTGGAGAGGTATGTGAGAAAATTGGAAGTCCCCGTCAGAGTCGTGAGGATGGAGCAGCGGTCCGGGCTCATCCGCGCACGCCTCAAGGGAGCGTCTCTCTCCACTGGCCAG GTCATAACCTTTCTGGATGCTCACTGTGAATGCACAACAGGATGGCTGGAGCCTCTGCTTGCCCGCATCAAACAAGACAG GAAAACAGTGGTGTGCCCCATTATCGACGTTATCAGCGATGATACCTTTGAGTACATGGCAGGCTCTGACATGACATACGGAGGATTCAACTGGAAGCTCAACTTCCGCTGGTACCCTGTACCTCAAAGGGAGATGGACCGACGCAAAGGAGACCGCACGCTGCCTGTCAG GACTCCCACCATGGCAGGCGGCTTGTTCTCCATAGACAGAGATTATTTCCAGGAGATTGGCACATATGACGCAGGCATGGACATCTGGGGAGGAGAGAACCTGGAAATCTCTTTCAGA ATTTGGCAGTGTGGCGGGACGCTAGAGATTGTCACGTGCTCTCACGTGGGTCACGTCTTCAGAAAGGCGACGCCCTATACGTTTCCCGGAGGAACGGGACAGAtcatcaacaaaaacaaccgGCGTCTGGCAGAAGTTTGGATGGACGAATTTAAAAACTTCTTCTACATCATCTCTCCTG GTGTGACCAAAGTAGACTACGGTGACATCACGTCTCGCACTGCTCTGAGGCAAAAGCTTCAGTGTAAACCCTTCAGTTGGTACCTGGAGAACATCTACCCTGACTCCCAGATCCCTCGGCATTATTACTCCCTGGGAGAG ATCCGTAATGTGGAGACTAACCAGTGTCTGGACAACATGGCCCGCAAGGAGAACGAGAAGGTCGGCATTTTCAACTGTCACGGGATGGGAGGCAACCAG gttttctccTATACGGCCAACAAGGAGATCAGGACAGATGACTTGTGTCTAGACGTGTCCAAGCTAAACGGACCCGTCATGATGCTCAAGTGCCATCACCTCAAAGGCAACCAGCTCTGGGAGTACGACCCTCTG AAGCTGACCCTGATCCACGTCAACAGTAACCAGTGTCTGGACAAGGCCAGCGAGGAGGACAGCCAGGTGCCCAGCGTCAGAgactgcacgcacacacgctcCCAACAGTGGCTGCTCCGCAATGTCACACTACCAGAG caccaGGAATGA